One window from the genome of Tolypothrix sp. NIES-4075 encodes:
- a CDS encoding ROK family protein, with translation MTLILALDFGGTKLAAGVVNVGSRQWLRYERRFSPTNANASSDLEMMRSLIHSLLRSAKPAAIGVSFGGPVDATTGTVRLSHHVSGWENIALKDLLEAEFGVFVSVDNDANVAALGEHRFGAGQGYESIFYITVSTGVGGGWILNNQPWRGAGGMAGEIGHMIVDPSGPMCLCGKRGCVERLASGVYMARDVREMLENEPRRSEGREGGEILRELVGGNLELVTGKVVSEAAVLGDELAKEILYRGAWGLGVGIGNVANLINPQRFVLGGSVTKAGERWWEVVRKTARETALPEVDLEIVPAALEDDAPLWGAVALATQALQ, from the coding sequence GTGACATTAATTTTAGCGCTCGATTTTGGTGGAACTAAGCTGGCAGCGGGAGTGGTAAATGTGGGTTCTCGGCAATGGTTGCGTTATGAACGTCGCTTTTCACCAACGAATGCGAATGCTAGCAGTGATTTAGAAATGATGCGATCGCTTATCCATTCGCTTCTGCGATCGGCAAAACCAGCTGCTATTGGTGTCAGCTTTGGGGGACCTGTTGACGCAACTACAGGAACGGTACGACTATCTCATCATGTATCTGGGTGGGAAAATATTGCTCTAAAAGACTTGTTAGAAGCAGAGTTTGGCGTTTTTGTTAGCGTAGACAATGATGCTAATGTTGCGGCTTTAGGTGAACATCGCTTTGGTGCTGGACAGGGCTATGAAAGTATTTTTTATATCACTGTCAGTACTGGTGTGGGTGGTGGTTGGATACTTAACAATCAGCCTTGGCGGGGTGCTGGGGGAATGGCGGGTGAAATTGGACACATGATTGTAGATCCGTCGGGACCGATGTGTTTGTGTGGCAAGCGGGGATGTGTGGAAAGGTTGGCGTCGGGTGTGTATATGGCGCGGGATGTAAGGGAGATGTTGGAAAACGAACCGCGAAGAAGCGAAGGGCGCGAAGGAGGAGAGATATTGAGGGAGTTGGTGGGGGGGAATTTGGAGTTGGTGACGGGGAAGGTGGTGAGTGAGGCTGCGGTGCTGGGGGATGAGTTGGCAAAGGAGATTTTATACAGAGGTGCTTGGGGGTTGGGTGTGGGTATTGGGAATGTGGCGAATTTGATAAATCCGCAGCGGTTTGTGTTGGGTGGAAGTGTGACGAAAGCGGGGGAAAGATGGTGGGAGGTGGTGCGGAAAACGGCGCGGGAGACGGCTTTACCTGAGGTGGATTTGGAAATTGTGCCGGCAGCGTTGGAAGATGATGCGCCGTTGTGGGGTGCTGTGGCGTTGGCAACACAAGCTTTACAATAA
- a CDS encoding sucrase ferredoxin, translated as MTHLFCSDHSKEVGEDVIGSATNYQTYVLIECPPPWHSEALNSRWVPNSLKVLVEEVKRTKQPIRFLLIANNESHKIDHTTLLIYHQQEGLGNGYRKQEFKLPNIEQAAPTIRKWLSGSTPKYEVKTSATRDILVCTHGSHDMCCARYGNPFYYHADATISDLGLDEVRIWKSSHFGGHRFAPTAIDLPEGRYYGALDQESFKSILMRSGDINCLNKVYRGWGILPSAMQVLERELILRYGWDWFDYKVAGKIIKQSLDNCTIEAELTFEKPSGCLYTYQARLVKDEIKTKELKGSCNATKESVFAKYGVANLNLIASKVSAYCALPSR; from the coding sequence ATGACTCATTTATTTTGTTCCGACCATTCAAAAGAAGTAGGAGAGGATGTTATTGGTAGCGCCACCAACTACCAAACTTATGTTTTAATAGAGTGTCCTCCACCTTGGCATTCCGAAGCTTTGAATTCCAGATGGGTGCCAAATAGTCTGAAAGTTTTAGTAGAAGAGGTGAAGCGCACTAAACAGCCGATAAGATTTCTCTTGATTGCTAATAATGAATCACACAAAATAGACCACACCACATTGTTGATTTATCATCAACAAGAAGGTCTTGGCAATGGATATCGCAAACAAGAGTTTAAACTGCCAAATATTGAGCAAGCAGCACCTACTATCAGAAAATGGTTATCGGGTAGCACTCCCAAATATGAAGTAAAAACAAGTGCAACCAGAGATATTTTAGTGTGTACGCACGGTAGCCATGATATGTGTTGTGCTAGATATGGCAATCCGTTTTACTATCACGCAGACGCTACTATTTCTGATTTGGGTTTGGATGAGGTGCGGATTTGGAAATCAAGCCACTTTGGTGGACATAGATTTGCACCAACAGCTATAGACTTACCAGAAGGAAGATACTACGGTGCGCTAGACCAAGAGTCATTCAAGTCGATTTTGATGCGTAGTGGTGATATTAATTGCTTGAATAAAGTCTATCGAGGTTGGGGAATTTTGCCATCTGCGATGCAAGTTTTGGAAAGAGAACTAATTCTTCGCTACGGATGGGATTGGTTTGACTACAAAGTGGCAGGCAAAATCATTAAGCAAAGCTTAGATAATTGTACAATTGAAGCAGAGCTAACTTTTGAAAAACCGTCTGGTTGTCTCTACACTTATCAAGCTCGACTTGTCAAAGACGAAATTAAAACTAAGGAATTGAAAGGTTCTTGCAATGCTACGAAAGAGTCAGTGTTTGCCAAATATGGTGTAGCTAATCTCAATCTTATTGCTAGCAAGGTTTCAGCTTATTGTGCATTGCCAAGCAGATAA
- a CDS encoding Mut7-C RNAse domain-containing protein: MAVASFCFHAELNDFLPRYKRQVIISHSFSERASIKDMIEALGVPHTEVDSMEVNNKFVDFSYIVQDKDTINVYPISAAPDITPSVSVRPLPLSVIRFVLDIHLGKLVTSLRLLGFDTLYRNDYDDEELAEISSNQSRILLTRDKGLLMRSLVTHGYYVRSTNPQQQIVEVLQRFDLFKIVSPFQRCLRCNGLLTPVAKESVIDELPETVRSRSVSAGESQNNEFHRCEDCAQIYWQGTHYERLQQFIEQVLDSKTVIKNSCGHN; this comes from the coding sequence ATGGCTGTTGCTTCTTTCTGCTTTCATGCAGAATTGAATGATTTTTTACCACGGTATAAAAGACAAGTAATAATATCCCATTCTTTTAGTGAAAGAGCCTCAATAAAAGACATGATTGAGGCTTTGGGTGTGCCTCATACTGAAGTTGATAGTATGGAAGTTAACAATAAATTTGTTGATTTTTCTTACATTGTTCAGGATAAAGACACTATCAATGTCTATCCAATTTCGGCTGCACCTGATATTACACCAAGCGTGTCTGTTCGACCATTACCGCTAAGTGTTATCCGCTTCGTTTTAGATATTCATTTAGGTAAGTTAGTGACATCTTTGCGACTGTTAGGTTTTGACACTTTATATCGTAATGACTATGACGATGAAGAATTAGCCGAAATTTCCAGCAATCAATCACGCATTCTCTTGACTCGTGATAAAGGTTTATTAATGCGGAGTTTGGTGACACACGGATATTATGTCAGAAGCACTAATCCTCAACAGCAAATTGTGGAAGTATTGCAACGTTTCGACTTATTTAAAATAGTATCGCCTTTTCAAAGATGTTTGCGCTGCAATGGATTGTTAACACCTGTAGCGAAGGAATCTGTAATTGATGAATTACCAGAAACTGTGCGATCGCGCAGCGTCTCCGCAGGAGAATCGCAAAATAATGAGTTCCATCGCTGCGAAGACTGCGCTCAAATTTATTGGCAAGGAACTCATTATGAGCGTTTGCAGCAGTTTATTGAGCAAGTACTTGACTCAAAGACAGTGATTAAAAATTCATGCGGACATAATTGA
- a CDS encoding HAD family hydrolase — translation MLTAILFDLDGTIVNTDPIHYIAWREMLKNYSMEIDENFYKSKIIGRLNPAIIKDILPQLSPEDGVKLAEEKEALFRKFAPDLQPLAGFSQLIEWTKTHQLKRALVTNAPRLNVQFMLEILGIKEAFHTIVIAGEDITGKPDPAPYLVAMNNLGIQATDAIALEDSPSGIRSAVGAGLRTIGITSTHEAQVLQEIGAFMAISDFADLQLWTLLNSLIDEDVSAIVQA, via the coding sequence ATGCTGACTGCAATCCTCTTTGACCTAGACGGAACTATTGTTAATACTGACCCTATCCACTACATAGCGTGGCGGGAAATGCTTAAAAATTACAGCATGGAAATTGACGAAAACTTCTACAAATCAAAAATTATTGGGCGGCTTAACCCAGCAATTATCAAAGACATCCTGCCACAATTATCACCCGAAGATGGGGTAAAACTTGCCGAAGAAAAAGAAGCGCTTTTTCGTAAATTTGCCCCAGATTTGCAACCGCTAGCCGGATTTTCTCAACTTATAGAATGGACAAAAACACATCAATTAAAACGAGCTTTAGTAACTAATGCCCCTAGATTAAATGTACAATTTATGCTAGAAATTTTAGGAATTAAAGAAGCTTTTCATACAATTGTGATTGCAGGAGAAGATATAACAGGTAAACCAGATCCTGCACCTTATCTAGTTGCAATGAATAATTTGGGGATACAAGCAACGGATGCGATCGCACTCGAAGATTCTCCCTCAGGTATTCGTTCTGCTGTTGGTGCAGGTTTACGCACCATCGGTATCACCTCCACCCACGAAGCGCAAGTATTGCAAGAAATTGGTGCATTTATGGCGATTTCTGATTTTGCAGACTTGCAACTGTGGACTTTGCTTAATTCGTTGATTGATGAGGATGTGAGTGCGATCGTGCAAGCCTAA
- a CDS encoding ABC transporter ATP-binding protein, producing the protein MSTTKPLKKVYTGNRRRENDWRLFLRLVPYARKRGRLLALSMLLLVPIAVAGAIQPLLIGQAISLIRSEPSTYEFLRNRPLMQGLNIVEGLLLLTVSINLIFTGFQGYVVQKLGQEITAEIRRDLFHHVTSLAVRFFDRTPVGKLITRLTSDVEVLGDVFSTGAIGIVSDLFSMLVILGFMFSIEWELALLLLLMLIPISWLIIFFQQQFRKANYKVREELSVLNSQLQENITGINVVQLFRREKFNAQLFRNTNKDYVKEVDQTIFFDSAVSATLEWISLIAIASVLCVGGLLLLNKQLTFGTLSAFIFYAQRLFDPLRQFAEKFTTIQAGFTAIERVSDILDEPIEIRDFPNPRYSFLESEFGYIDDIVDNLNPQTANGKSARGEIRFEHVWFAYKDDEYVIKDLDFTIHPGEKIALVGPTGAGKSSIIRLLCRLYEPSRGRILVDGVDIKEVPQAELRRYMAVILQEGFLFAGDVKSNITLGDSYTFEQIQQAAQKTNIDEFIENLPQGYDTQLRERGTNLSSGQKQLLAFARAAIRNPQILVLDEATASLDVGTEALIQQALNQLLVERTAIIIAHRLSTIRNVDRIFVLKRGELIEQGSHEELLQQQGLYATLHNLQMLGTT; encoded by the coding sequence ATGAGCACTACCAAACCTCTAAAAAAAGTCTATACAGGGAACCGTCGTCGTGAAAATGACTGGCGGTTATTTTTGCGTTTAGTACCCTATGCGCGAAAACGTGGACGACTGCTAGCGCTTTCGATGTTGTTACTCGTGCCGATCGCTGTCGCCGGTGCGATACAACCTTTGCTAATTGGACAAGCCATATCCCTAATTCGCTCGGAACCAAGCACTTACGAGTTTCTGAGAAATCGTCCTTTAATGCAAGGGCTAAATATCGTTGAAGGATTGTTGCTCTTAACGGTGAGCATCAACCTGATATTTACAGGTTTTCAGGGTTATGTTGTACAAAAGCTCGGACAAGAAATCACCGCCGAAATTCGCCGCGATTTATTTCATCATGTTACATCTTTGGCGGTACGTTTTTTTGACCGCACACCTGTTGGTAAACTAATTACCAGACTCACCAGCGATGTGGAAGTGTTAGGTGATGTCTTTTCCACTGGAGCGATCGGCATTGTCTCGGATTTGTTTTCAATGCTGGTGATTCTCGGTTTTATGTTTTCTATCGAGTGGGAACTCGCTTTGTTATTGCTGTTGATGCTGATACCAATCAGTTGGTTAATTATTTTCTTTCAGCAACAGTTTCGCAAAGCTAATTACAAAGTGCGGGAAGAACTTTCTGTCCTTAATTCCCAGTTGCAAGAAAATATTACCGGCATTAATGTTGTACAGTTGTTCCGGCGGGAAAAATTTAACGCCCAATTGTTTCGCAATACAAATAAAGATTACGTCAAGGAAGTCGATCAAACCATCTTTTTTGATTCGGCAGTTTCCGCTACATTGGAATGGATTTCTTTAATAGCGATCGCCAGTGTTTTATGTGTCGGCGGTTTGTTATTACTAAATAAACAGTTGACATTTGGCACATTATCTGCGTTCATTTTCTATGCCCAGCGATTGTTCGATCCTTTGCGGCAATTTGCGGAAAAATTCACAACAATTCAAGCTGGTTTTACTGCGATTGAGCGGGTTAGCGATATTTTAGATGAACCGATAGAAATACGCGACTTCCCCAATCCGCGATACTCCTTTTTAGAATCAGAATTCGGCTATATCGACGATATCGTAGATAACTTAAATCCTCAAACAGCAAACGGGAAGTCTGCAAGAGGAGAAATCCGTTTTGAACATGTTTGGTTTGCCTACAAAGACGATGAATATGTCATTAAAGACTTAGACTTTACCATTCATCCAGGTGAGAAAATAGCATTAGTTGGTCCCACCGGTGCAGGTAAAAGTTCGATAATCCGTCTTTTGTGTCGTCTCTACGAACCCAGTAGAGGACGCATTTTAGTAGATGGTGTAGATATTAAAGAAGTACCTCAAGCAGAACTGCGACGTTATATGGCAGTAATTTTGCAAGAAGGCTTTTTGTTTGCAGGTGATGTTAAAAGCAACATCACTTTAGGAGACAGCTACACCTTTGAGCAAATTCAACAAGCAGCACAAAAAACAAACATTGACGAATTTATTGAAAATCTCCCTCAAGGTTATGATACCCAACTTAGGGAGAGAGGGACAAATCTTTCCAGCGGACAAAAGCAACTTTTAGCCTTTGCCCGTGCTGCAATTCGCAATCCGCAAATTTTGGTACTAGATGAAGCAACCGCTAGTTTAGATGTAGGCACAGAAGCTTTAATTCAACAAGCATTAAATCAGCTTTTAGTTGAACGTACTGCAATTATTATTGCTCACCGTCTGTCTACAATTCGCAATGTAGATCGAATTTTCGTCTTGAAGCGAGGAGAATTAATCGAACAGGGAAGCCATGAAGAATTGCTGCAACAACAAGGACTTTACGCCACTTTGCACAACTTACAAATGTTAGGAACTACTTAA